In Aethina tumida isolate Nest 87 chromosome 2, icAetTumi1.1, whole genome shotgun sequence, the DNA window ttattaaagagacAGAATCAGTTATTGGAAACCTGATGATCGTATTTAACTCATGGAAGGTGCTCAtatgtattttgttaattaaataattggataTTATTGAACTGAAGAAATCAGTTTAGGttgttgaatattaattgttagttTTGTCCCGTCTAAATTCTCGGAGTGGCTATTTTTGTTCGAGCAATAAAACGTACGTGTATGTAGAAAATCACAATGGTCATATTTAGGTTTGGAACGAgggttttgttttattgtgatACATAGAACAAATTAAAGAGTGCCTTGAACTGTAGCAAAATACATGTGCCTTTTTGTCATTcttattgaaaacatatataatttatttataacttcttAGTAttgatatgtattatttaaggaTTAGtttattacacatatttttaagtgCTATGTTCTAATTTAATCcagaaaaaacatattattttctgGCGGTGTTATGCGCcgcattttttacaaaataaaaaccataaaactGTAATgacttttattgatttagtggGTGAAATTTTAGGTAAGCCTGTTTAATATGGAAATATCcccataacttttttatttataagtcgattttgatgattaataactcaaaagaCAGACAAGAAATTTTTCTGTGCATGACACATCATCCATATCATTCAACTTAGGTCTATTACAACATTTGTTGCAGCCAAAAATTGAGTAAAATTGATTAGTTATACGAAATCTTATACAAAAggaagaaaataattcattaacgtTTTTTAACGtactactttttaaaattcaattcaagtagtatagctcatattcttaatatattttaataaattgctgtaatacaattatattaaaatatattcatatactAATTTCTTTAGTTGATGAGAAattcagtaataaaatataaaatatatgaatattgaatttcttttatctaattttttaaaaaatgtatgtatgaagacattattaaataaaaatatattctctttaatttttgttttatttttcctattattttatttctgataaattctGAAAACCCCCCATTAGAATCTTAAATTAGAGAATATAAAGTAGAAACAAACCTTAACGTATTAACACGTTCAATAAAGGAATCTGTAATGTATATCTGAGTAGTTCTGCATAAATGCAACAGATGTCACTAGCAAGTCCCGATCGCCATCTGTGTCCcgcctttttttaaaaatttgaattttcccgCCTTTTTTGTATTAGGAGCAACACACCTCCTCGCATTTCTGTTATCCTGttacaaagttaaaaatttcagttttctcACAAAATTTTTACGACTTCACGATTTTGTATCAGGATCACAGAAACCCGAGGAGGTATTTTCCCGCCAAATATGTATCAGGAGTTTTCccgccattttttaaaaatttaaattttcccgCCTTTTTTGTATTAGGAGCAACACACCTCCTCGCATTTCTGTTATCCTGttacaaaatttgatatttcggATTTCTCACGAAATTTTGGCGATTTTGCGATTTTGTATCAGGATCACAGAAGCTCGAGGAGGTATTTTCCCGCCAAAAATGTATCAGGAGTTTTCCCgcccttttttaaaaatttgaattttcccgCCATTTTTGTATTAGGAGCTACTCACCTCCTCTCATTTCTGTTATCCTATTAcgtaatttagatttttaacttTTCCACACATTTCGTTAGCACAGACCGTCAGAATTCAacgaattttttatgtttttatcagGATGACAGAAAAGTGTAtcgtttgtttaaattttcactTACCTGTTCTGTATTaggttaatattattaaataaaacaacaaattaattttaatatgtcttTATTAATACACAATACATTTCTACAATACAAAcgttctttttaattatcacatttccgaaatttataaattaattaaacagaaaCTATAACTTTCGCCCTCTATCCGTACTAAACTAAACTATTGGTGTACCAGTTCGTGTAATCTGTAATGTACATGACAGTAGTTTCTAATACATCCGTTAAGTGTCACTAGTAAGccgtacaataatttaattatttaaacgataatttaatagtttgatAAATCGAACCCGCCAAATATAAAAGTGTGACGTTTTTccttattatattcttttattctaatagttattgaagaaataatacATTCCCAAGTACGCGCCTCGTCGCCCTCTATACGGAATATGTCGAACTCATTCAGAATGAATAACAGGAACCTGTATTACGTTTTGTAATAGTTAATCGTATTTGAAGCAGATGACGCCACACTTGAAACATATGGTTggcaataattaaagtttgaaacaagttttttattaacaactaatttacaatttttattaggatAACAAAATGCGACatagtaacttttttattaaaatgacatTATTATGGATATTATGACTTAGGTGAATGAATTACGAAAATAATACCCATTTATACACAAAAGTTTTACATCGGACAAatatatatctataaattcaatcatataattataaaaaactgttactaaactataattaaaactaaactcCTTCCTCTTCTTCCTGCGTTGTTTCTTGAGTTACGTTCCTTCCCTCATCTTCGCTCTCACTGACAGCTAGATCATCGTGTATTTTCACTCCAGAATCTTGTGGATCCACTGGTACTGCTTCCTGTTTTCTAGGGAGTCCGGTCTGGATTATCTGTAAGAAGTAGTACTCATCACATAAACATTCTTGATGaatcaatatattacataCCTTTAAACACAATGGTTTCAACAAGTTCGCCTTCACTTTGCTGATATTAGCCCATTGAACCCAACTGGACCATTCCTTGGGCCGTCTGTTGACTGTCGTCGTCGGTGTCTTCGCCAGTCGGCTCTGTGATATCAGTACGAGAAATTCAGTAAGTTAATTAGGTAAGGAAACgggtaaattaaattcaaattacaccCCAATGCTCTTCATTGGATTTATTAATCAcctaaacaataattacataaataccaataaaatattgttccgCAACTCTTCACCTGACAGTAGGAAGTCAGTACATCTCGGAGAACgcctgaataataaatttacatgataACTTAAACTACAGTCTCTGAAATTTACAATTCcagtataaaataactaataaataataattttgttgtcaCTACAGTAACGTCCGTAAAACCTAAACAGCCTGGAATGATAGGTAAGTAAAACATAAacgttataaataaagttttatatttttaatattaaatatttaattaaaatcacaaaGAAAACAAATGGAAAAGCACTATATATATAACACATTCACTTAGTTATAGTAATCAGTGGGCACGCGTCGGCCCTACGTGACCCAAGGTCTAAGACGATGTTAAGTCCACTCAGTAGTAACGAATAAACACAACTATTTACAGACTGTTCCCCTCATTCAATCACCTCAGTCAATTTTAACAGTCGAGTATATTTTCCTGACGAATATACTTGTGCCGATGTAACCTACAGTGCCGCACATAATGCCCAGGCCTCCGCTAAACAGAGCCATGTAACCAAAGTAAAACGTTGTCTGGAATAGCCCGTACATCCttcaaaaaacaacaaattaacattaagttACAAGACACAATTAGGGTACTCACTTGGTTTTAAAGAAGAAGTAGTAGATGGCATAAATGTAGACGTAGACCGACGTCGACGAGGCTGCCAGGAACGAAGTCCATTGCCAACGGTAGTCCTCCGCATTTAGCAAGAAGTACGTGCACACGATGGTCACGCACACCGTCACGatcattaatataatgaaGACGAGCAACATGAACCCGTACACGTAGTAGATTTTGTACGCCCAGAACGAGGTGAAGATAAAGTACCTGTCAACAAATCACCTCACGTGTAAattgcttaattaattaattaacctgGGGCCAACTCACATCTCGATGAAAATGCTGGCGAAAGGCAACACCCCCCCGAGGATGATGATAACGCCCGGCTCCATGAACCACTTCTTCTCGGGAATGGGACGTGGCACCGCGTTTATCCTGCACGGATAGTCCGGCTGCCCGGCCAGGTTCCTGCCCAGCACCGTGCCGACCAACGTGAGCGGTAAAATGACGAAGAGACAGATGCACGTGACGGCGACCATGGTGCCGAACGGGATGGCACGCGACGCGTGGTAATAAATGGCTATGAAGTTGATGCAAAAGGCGGTGCCGCACACGAATGCGGGGATCATGAACGCCGACACCAGCATCTGTCTGATCCAGACTTTGCCGCCCATACGTGCGTACAACGAGCCGCCGAAGTAGCCGTTAATGGGGGAGGTCACTGCGTACACGAACATGGCGGTCGAAAGCATTGAACCACGCCTGTAAACAcgcaaaaacattaataataatcaacgtATTAACAGCAACAACGTACTCCGTGTACAACTCTCCCAGGATGGCGAAAACAATGACACTGAAGACGACGGTGGTCAACTGATGACCGGCGCCTATTAAGGCGGAGAACACCAGGGACTGCGAGGCGGGACGGAACACGTCGCCGTGCACTTGCTTCCAACCGTACTCGTCGCCCAAGTCACGTTCCATGTCGTCGATGTCTTCGTCTTTGCTGTATCTGGCGTAGTCTTTGCGCAGGGTGCGCATCAAGATCATAGACACCAAGCCCACGAGGAAGATTACCATCATGAAGCTGTTGAAGATGCTGAACCaatgaatctgaaaaatattataaattaaattacttaaaatatgttatttaattgttcttcCATGAgcattattcttttaaaagatCTTTTCAACTGATAAACTAATAAGAGACTACTACAAGTAGAATAGCTTTAAAAGCACTTTAAAAACTGTTGAATTTGTTGCTGCAagttgataaataattaatttctttcctAGGagcataatacatttaaaagatattgaaGAAACcttgtgaatatttattttctattaccaATAACTATTAATATACTGCTACCAGCAGAATACTTTCTAAAACCCTTTAAAAACAGTTGGAATTGTTGATGCGAgttgacaattatttaattcgtcTTCCTTGAGAATAATTCATCTAAAATATGTTGAAGAAACTTTGTTTTTATCTACTTTCTGTAACTGCTTAACTAATAAGAGGCTACTACAAGTACAATAGCTTTAAAAGCTCTTTAAAAACCGTTGAATTTGCTGCTGCaagttgataaatatttaatttctttcctAGGagcataatacatttaaaagatattgaaGAAACcttgtgaatatttattttctattaccaATAACTATTAATATACTGCTGCCAGCAGAATACTTTCTAAAACCCTTTAAAAACAGTTGGAATTGTTGCTGCGAGTTGACATTTATTCAATTCGTCTTTCTTgagaataattcatttaaaatatgttaaagaaactttatttttatctacttTCTGTAACTGATTAACTAATAAAAGGCTACTACAAGCAGAATAGCTTTAAAAGCTCTTTAAAAACTGTTGTGACTTGAGGGATTATTTAAAAGGCGTTCACGATAATTGAGAGTAACTTTATGATagtgaatttgatattttttatatagtctgctgttactaaaaaaataatacacttCGTCCTTTATACGCACCCTGTGTTGGAAGAAGTTGTGGTCCAGATACTTGTCGAACCTGTCCTCGAACTTGGTGTTGGTGGGCTTCCAGATCACCTCATACTTGAACTCCAGCATGACATTAGGCTTAAGCAGCACCTTATCCTCGGACGTCAGATTCACGTCGATGATCTGCTTGCCGTTGTAGCCGATCTCGAACTTCTTGTGCGTCCAGATATAGTACTGGTTGTCGCGCACCTCGCCCACGACGCCCCAGATGGGCAAATCGTCAATGTACATCTGGTACCAGTAGTGGTTCTTCACGGCATAGACGAACGCCTTGTATTTCTCCTCGTCCAGCTTCTGGGCGCAGTACACCCCCTTTTTCATGTTATCTAACAATAGTAAAAAAcgtattaattagtattaaattaacgAATTAGTTTCGGTACTCATTAAAAtgactataaaataaactcataGATGTgcctataatttttattgcaggACTTTCACAACCAGAATTGCGTATTCTATAATTAGTGGCATTTTATAGTTAAGAGTCC includes these proteins:
- the LOC109600553 gene encoding transmembrane 9 superfamily member 3, with product MHLLGKLLVLSLAIGAFTDEHNHIYDDNEEIVLWMNTVGPYHNRQETYAYFSLPFCVGSKESISHYHETLSEALQGVELEFSGIEIEFKNNMKKGVYCAQKLDEEKYKAFVYAVKNHYWYQMYIDDLPIWGVVGEVRDNQYYIWTHKKFEIGYNGKQIIDVNLTSEDKVLLKPNVMLEFKYEVIWKPTNTKFEDRFDKYLDHNFFQHRIHWFSIFNSFMMVIFLVGLVSMILMRTLRKDYARYSKDEDIDDMERDLGDEYGWKQVHGDVFRPASQSLVFSALIGAGHQLTTVVFSVIVFAILGELYTERGSMLSTAMFVYAVTSPINGYFGGSLYARMGGKVWIRQMLVSAFMIPAFVCGTAFCINFIAIYYHASRAIPFGTMVAVTCICLFVILPLTLVGTVLGRNLAGQPDYPCRINAVPRPIPEKKWFMEPGVIIILGGVLPFASIFIEMYFIFTSFWAYKIYYVYGFMLLVFIILMIVTVCVTIVCTYFLLNAEDYRWQWTSFLAASSTSVYVYIYAIYYFFFKTKMYGLFQTTFYFGYMALFSGGLGIMCGTVGYIGTSIFVRKIYSTVKID